The Winogradskyella schleiferi genome has a window encoding:
- the mreC gene encoding rod shape-determining protein MreC — translation MQQIFNFVIRNKTFLLFLLLFSIALALTIQSHTYHRSKFINSANFLTGGVYGTMNSVDQYFNLKTENDILAKENKRLREQLLNINTTADSSYIDTTYSKSKYRITTAEVYKNSYSLTNNYLTLNKGKNDSIKRDFGVMTSNGIIGIIDNTSKNYATVLSILNTRSRINAKIKATNHIGSLKWNGESPIYVQLEDVSQFAPVKVGDTIQTGGESSIFPKGIGIGTIDSFETDIGGDTYTIQVKLFNDMTNVGTVYILENLDKNEIQDLENSTDE, via the coding sequence ATGCAACAAATTTTTAATTTTGTTATTAGAAACAAAACCTTTCTGTTGTTTTTATTGCTTTTTAGTATTGCCTTAGCTTTAACGATTCAATCGCATACTTATCACAGGAGTAAATTTATAAATTCCGCCAATTTTTTAACTGGTGGTGTTTATGGAACTATGAATTCCGTGGATCAATATTTTAATTTAAAAACGGAGAATGATATTCTCGCTAAAGAAAACAAACGTTTAAGAGAACAGCTCTTGAATATAAATACGACAGCAGATTCCTCGTATATCGACACAACATATTCCAAATCAAAATATCGAATTACAACGGCAGAAGTCTATAAAAATAGTTACTCGCTTACCAATAATTACCTTACACTAAACAAAGGTAAAAACGATAGTATAAAACGAGATTTTGGCGTTATGACTTCCAATGGAATTATTGGAATTATTGATAATACGTCCAAGAATTATGCAACGGTTTTATCTATTTTAAATACAAGAAGCCGCATCAATGCCAAAATAAAAGCCACCAACCATATTGGGTCTTTAAAGTGGAATGGCGAATCTCCAATCTATGTACAGCTTGAAGATGTTTCTCAATTTGCACCAGTAAAAGTTGGTGATACCATTCAAACAGGTGGCGAATCTTCAATTTTCCCAAAAGGTATTGGTATTGGAACTATTGATAGTTTTGAAACCGATATTGGTGGAGACACATATACCATTCAAGTGAAATTATTTAACGACATGACCAATGTAGGAACGGTTTATATCTTAGAAAATTTAGATAAAAACGAAATTCAAGATTTAGAAAACAGCACAGATGAATAG
- the purH gene encoding bifunctional phosphoribosylaminoimidazolecarboxamide formyltransferase/IMP cyclohydrolase, translating to MSNKTISSALISVFSKDGLAPIVKKLNDLNVTIYSTGGTEKFIKDLGVDVIPVEDVTSYPSILGGRVKTLHPKVFGGILNRQNHDGDVAELKEFDIPQIDVVIVDLYPFEKTVASGASNQDIIEKIDIGGISLIRAAAKNYADVTCVSSVDDYAEFLELLETKNGETSEADRKQFAAKAFNVSSHYDSAIFNYFNKNHEIPTLKISENNGKVLRYGENPHQKGFFFGDFDAIFTKLHGKELSYNNLLDVDAAVNLMLEFKNDAPTFAVLKHNNACGLAQRDTLHQAYVDALAGDPVSAFGGVLISNSEIDLATAEEIHKLFCEVVIAPSFSAEALEVLKGKKNRILLILKDIEMPKTNVRSCLNGVLVQDRNNVTDTLEGLKSVTKTTASSSELDDLIFASKICKHTKSNTIVLAKNKQLCASGTGQTSRVDALNQAIHKAKSFNFDLNGAVMASDAFFPFPDCVEIADNAGITAVIQPGGSIKDELSINYCNENNLAMVFTGTRHFKH from the coding sequence ATGAGCAACAAAACCATTTCATCGGCACTAATATCGGTATTTAGTAAAGATGGATTAGCACCAATCGTTAAAAAATTAAACGACCTCAACGTTACCATTTATTCTACAGGTGGCACAGAAAAATTCATCAAGGATTTAGGAGTTGATGTCATACCAGTAGAAGACGTAACCTCTTATCCATCAATTCTTGGAGGCCGTGTAAAAACCTTGCATCCTAAAGTTTTTGGAGGTATTCTGAATCGTCAAAATCACGATGGCGATGTTGCTGAATTAAAAGAGTTCGACATTCCACAAATTGATGTAGTTATTGTGGATTTATATCCTTTTGAAAAAACTGTAGCTTCTGGAGCAAGCAACCAAGATATTATTGAAAAAATTGATATTGGAGGTATTTCCTTGATTAGAGCGGCCGCTAAAAATTATGCAGATGTAACTTGTGTCTCTTCGGTTGACGATTATGCTGAGTTTTTGGAATTATTGGAAACCAAAAATGGTGAAACTTCTGAAGCCGATAGAAAACAATTTGCTGCAAAAGCATTTAATGTATCATCGCATTACGATTCTGCAATATTTAATTACTTCAACAAGAATCATGAAATTCCTACTTTAAAAATTTCGGAAAACAATGGGAAAGTGTTGCGTTATGGCGAAAATCCACATCAAAAAGGGTTTTTCTTCGGAGATTTTGATGCCATTTTTACAAAACTTCATGGTAAGGAATTAAGCTATAATAACCTTTTGGATGTTGATGCCGCTGTTAATTTAATGCTGGAATTTAAAAACGACGCACCAACGTTTGCCGTTTTAAAACATAATAATGCTTGCGGTTTGGCTCAGCGCGACACGTTACACCAAGCTTACGTAGATGCCTTAGCTGGCGATCCAGTTTCAGCTTTTGGTGGCGTTTTAATAAGTAATTCCGAAATTGATTTGGCAACCGCTGAAGAAATACATAAACTATTCTGTGAAGTGGTTATCGCACCATCGTTTTCTGCTGAAGCATTAGAAGTTCTGAAAGGAAAGAAAAACAGAATCCTTTTAATCCTGAAAGATATAGAGATGCCAAAAACCAATGTAAGAAGTTGTTTAAATGGTGTTCTAGTTCAAGATAGAAATAACGTAACAGATACACTTGAAGGTTTAAAATCAGTTACAAAAACCACAGCATCTTCGAGTGAATTAGACGATTTAATTTTCGCTTCAAAAATTTGCAAACACACAAAATCCAATACCATTGTTTTAGCAAAGAACAAGCAATTGTGTGCCAGTGGCACAGGACAAACAAGTCGTGTTGATGCCTTAAACCAAGCGATTCACAAAGCGAAATCGTTCAATTTTGATTTAAATGGAGCCGTTATGGCGAGTGATGCATTTTTTCCATTTCCGGATTGTGTAGAAATTGCGGACAATGCTGGAATTACGGCTGTCATTCAACCTGGAGGTTCCATAAAAGATGAATTAAGTATTAATTATTGTAACGAGAATAATCTTGCGATGGTTTTTACAGGAACGCGTCATTTTAAACATTAA
- a CDS encoding rod shape-determining protein, translated as MGFFDFLTEEIAIDLGTANTLIIHNDKVVVDNPSIVARDRISGKIIAVGKEANMMQGKTHENIKTIRPLKDGVIADFDASEQMISMFIKNIPALKKKFFNPALRMVVCIPSGITEVEMRAVKESCERVNGKEVYLIHEPMAAAIGIGVDIMQPKGNMIVDIGGGTTEIAVIALGGIVCDKSVKVAGDVFTNDIIYYMRTQHNLYVGDRTAEKIKIQIGAATEDLELPPEDMSVQGRDLLTGKPKQVQISFREIAKALDKSILRIEDSVMETLSQTPPELAADIYNTGIYLAGGGSMLRGLDKRLSQKTDLPVYIAEDPLRAVVRGTGIVLKNLPKYKSVLIK; from the coding sequence ATGGGATTTTTTGATTTCCTAACGGAAGAAATAGCCATAGATTTAGGAACCGCAAATACACTGATAATCCACAACGACAAGGTTGTTGTTGACAATCCATCGATAGTAGCAAGAGACCGCATTAGCGGAAAAATCATAGCCGTTGGTAAAGAAGCCAACATGATGCAAGGAAAAACGCACGAAAACATCAAAACCATTCGTCCATTAAAAGATGGCGTAATTGCAGATTTTGATGCTTCGGAGCAAATGATAAGCATGTTTATTAAAAACATTCCTGCGCTAAAGAAGAAATTCTTTAATCCTGCTTTGCGAATGGTCGTTTGTATTCCTTCTGGAATTACTGAAGTAGAAATGCGAGCGGTAAAAGAATCTTGTGAGCGTGTTAATGGTAAAGAGGTTTATTTAATCCATGAACCAATGGCAGCGGCAATAGGTATTGGAGTGGATATTATGCAACCAAAAGGAAACATGATTGTTGACATTGGAGGTGGTACTACCGAAATCGCCGTAATTGCTCTTGGTGGTATTGTTTGTGACAAATCTGTAAAAGTTGCAGGTGATGTATTTACAAATGATATTATCTATTACATGAGAACACAGCATAACTTATATGTTGGAGATAGAACAGCTGAAAAAATTAAAATCCAAATAGGAGCTGCAACTGAAGATTTAGAATTACCTCCAGAGGACATGAGTGTTCAAGGTCGTGATTTGTTAACGGGAAAACCGAAACAAGTTCAAATTTCGTTCCGTGAAATTGCTAAAGCTTTAGATAAATCCATTTTACGTATTGAAGATTCTGTAATGGAAACCTTATCGCAAACGCCTCCTGAATTAGCAGCAGATATTTATAACACCGGAATTTATTTAGCTGGTGGTGGATCTATGTTAAGAGGTTTAGATAAACGACTTTCCCAAAAAACAGATCTTCCCGTTTATATTGCTGAAGATCCATTAAGAGCTGTTGTAAGAGGTACAGGAATTGTACTTAAAAACTTACCTAAATACAAAAGCGTATTGATTAAATAA
- a CDS encoding rod shape-determining protein MreD, with amino-acid sequence MNSVAGLNIVRFVLLLLVQVMICNHIDLFGYINPYIYIIFIFLFPIKEERLVLLLVSFLLGMLVDMFSDSGGVHAAAAVSLAYARPILLKNSFGMQYEHQSIKFRNTDMGSLITYISLGTVIHHLVLFSLEIFNISNILLIIQKTLFSSIFTIILSVLIIILFSRNKK; translated from the coding sequence ATGAATAGTGTTGCAGGTCTAAATATCGTTCGGTTTGTGTTACTACTTTTAGTACAAGTAATGATATGCAACCATATTGACTTATTTGGTTATATCAATCCCTATATTTATATCATATTTATTTTCCTATTTCCGATAAAGGAAGAACGACTTGTGTTGTTATTGGTTAGTTTTTTATTAGGTATGCTGGTGGATATGTTTTCCGATTCTGGAGGCGTCCATGCGGCAGCGGCAGTAAGTCTAGCCTATGCAAGACCAATTCTTCTAAAAAATTCGTTCGGTATGCAGTACGAGCATCAAAGTATAAAATTTCGTAACACTGATATGGGTAGTTTAATTACTTACATTTCATTGGGTACGGTAATTCATCATTTGGTATTGTTTTCATTAGAAATTTTTAACATTTCCAATATACTTTTAATCATTCAAAAAACGTTATTTTCTAGTATTTTCACTATAATACTTAGTGTATTGATTATAATTCTATTTAGCCGAAATAAAAAATGA